In Primulina huaijiensis isolate GDHJ02 chromosome 6, ASM1229523v2, whole genome shotgun sequence, a single window of DNA contains:
- the LOC140979126 gene encoding transcriptional activator HAP3-like: MERALRFNSQIGYVARPPQNSGVIIEDDGNVSNNRFIHAPQESFKRDANLYLPMSNVTKIMRSVLPENAKIADDAKETVQECASEFIDHITREANAICHRDHRKTITPEDLLYAMETAKFHEYAETLTQFLRRQREEDLARNFMRDRHLILPNAVESVQAQDQVLAQQAVDPGPQGGLTGPMNDDFYTPNLGEGSSSGPPMDAGVDFPLEEFDVYQPFK; the protein is encoded by the exons ATGGAACGTGCTCTAAGATTCAACTCGCAAATCGGATACGTCGCAAGACCGCCACAGAATTCCG GTGTGATTATTGAAGATGATGGCAACGTCTCAAACAACAGGTTCATCCATGCCCCGCAAGAGTCATTCAAGCGTGACGCCAATCTGTACCTTCCGATGTCCAACGTAACCAAAATCATGCGAAGCGTTTTGCCAGAAAACGCGAAGATCGCTGACGATGCTAAAGAGACGGTTCAAGAATGTGCGTCGGAATTCATCGACCACATCACTCGAGAGGCCAACGCGATATGCCACCGAGACCATCGGAAGACCATCACTCCTGAGGATTTGCTTTACGCCATGGAGACGGCCAAGTTCCATGAGTATGCAGAAACTCTGACTCAGTTCTTGAGGAGGCAGAGGGAGGAAGACCTGGCGCGCAACTTCATGCGTGACAGGCATTTGATTTTGCCCAATGCCGTCGAATCTGTCCAGGCTCAAGACCAAGTCCTGGCCCAGCAAGCTGTGGATCCTGGGCCTCAGGGTGGGCTAACCGGTCCGATGAATGATGACTTTTATACGCCCAACTTGGGTGAAGGATCATCCAGTGGCCCACCGATGGATGCTGGCGTTGACTTTCCATTGGAGGAGTTTGATGTCTACCAGCCGTTTAAATGA